Within Massilia endophytica, the genomic segment TCGGACAGCCTTATGACAACGACATCGACAGAATCCGGCAACACCCCCGGCACCCAGAACGGCCACCAGGCGAAGATCATGGTGGTGGACGACGACGTGCGCCTGCGCGACCTGCTGCGGCGCTACCTCACCGAGCAGGGCTTCAACGTCTTCACGGCGGAAAACGCCACGGCCATGAACAAGCTCTGGCTGCGCGAGCGCTATGACCTGCTGGTGCTGGACCTGATGCTGCCGGGCGAGGACGGCCTTTCGATCTGCCGCCGCCTGCGCGGCGCGGGGGACCAGACCCCCATCATCATGCTGACCGCCAAGGGCGAGGACGTGGACCGCATCGTGGGCCTGGAAATGGGGGCGGACGACTACCTGCCCAAGCCTTTCAACCCGCGCGAGCTGGTGGCCCGCATCGGCGCCGTGCTGCGCCGCAAGGCGCCGGACGAGATCCCCGGCGCCCCTTCCGAAACCCCGCAGACCTTCGAGTTCGGCCAGTTCGTGCTGGACCTGGGCACCCGCACCCTGAAGAAGAACGGCGAGACCGTGCCCCTGACCACGGGCGAATTCTCCGTGCTGAAGGTGTTCGCCCGCCATGCCCGCCAGCCGCTCTCGCGCGAAAAGCTCATGGAACTGGCGCGCGGACGCGAATACGAGGTCTTCGACCGCAGCCTGGACGTGCAGATCTCCCGCCTGCGCAAGCTGATCGAACCCGATCCGTCGAGCCCCCTCTATATACAGACGGTGTGGGGCCTGGGCTATGTCTTCATCCCGGAGGGCCAGCCGCGCTGATCCCCCATGATGGCGTTTAAACTGCCCCGCTTCGGGCGGCCGATGAGCGGCCTGTTCTGGCGCACTTTCCTGCTGCTCGGCGTGCTGACGACGCTGAGCATGGCCTCCTGGATCGGCATGATCAGCGTCGTGCAGCGCGAGCCCCAGGCGCAGCAGCTTGCGGCCCAGGTGATCTCCGTGGTCACCATCACCCGCGCCGCCCTCACCCACTCCGCCCCCGACCTGCGGCGCGAGCTGCTGTTCGAGCTCGTGTCCAACGAAGGCATCCGCGTCTTCTCGCTGGAGGACGACGACGAGGTGGAGCCGCCGCCCGCCAACGCCCTCATGCCCCTGATCGAGTCCATGGTCAAGGCCAAGCTGGGGGCGGACACCCGCTTCTCGGCGCGCGTGAACGGCATGCGCGGCTTCTGGGTCAGCTTCAAGATCGACGACGACCAGTACTGGCTCATGCTGGAGCGCGAGCGCATCAGCGGCCTCACGGGCGTGCAGTGGCTGGGCTGGGCGGGCGTGGTCTCCCTGGTCTCCCTGCTGGGCGCAGCCCTGATTTCGAGCCTCATCAACCTTCCCCTCAAGCGCCTGACCGCCGCCGCGCGCGACATCGCCCGCGGCCTGCGCCCCGAACCGCTGCCGGACAAGGGGCCGCAGGAGGTGCGCCAGGCGAACCGCAGCTTCAACCAGATGGTGGACGACCTGCAGCAGGTGGAATCGGACCGCGCCGTGATCCTGGCCGGCATCTCGCACGACCTGCGCACCCCGCTGGCGCGCATGCAGCTGGAAGTGGAGATGGCCCACCTGCCGCCCGACGCGCGCTCCGGCATGCAGTCCGATATCGCCCAGATGGACGCCATCATCGCCCAGTTCCTGGACTACGCGAAGCCCACCGAGACCTCCACCTTCGTGCTGGTGGACGTTTCCGGTATGCTGGAAGACGTGGCCCACGAGGCCACCCGCCTGCCGGACGTGCGCGTGCAGACCGTTTTGTGCGAAGGCGCCCAGGTCCGCGGCAACCCCACCGACCTGAAACGGGTGTTCAACAACCTGGTGGAGAACGCCCGGCGCTACGGCAAGACGCCCGGCGGCGAGCTGGCCGAGATCGAGATCCACTGCACGGCCAAGGGCGGGCGGGTGGTCATCGAGTTCCTGGACCACGGCGTCGGCGTTCCGGAAGACCAGCTGGACCAGCTGCGCAAACCCTTCACCCGCCTCGACACGGCGCGCAGCCAGGCCAATGGCGCGGGGCTGGGCCTGGCCATCGTGGAGCGGGTGCTGCAAAAGCACGAGGCGGAGTTGCAGCTGAGCAATCGTCCCGGCGGCGGCTTGGTGGTTCGGATTACCCTCAACGCGGGCTGAAAAAATCTGAAAAAAATTAAAAAACTTTGTCGATCTGGAGTTTTCCCGTTCGTCGTGGGATTATGGCGGCGCAGTTCGCGCTTCCGGTCAACGAAACAGGAGAGACACCATGGTTCAAAAGATTCCTGAAGGCATGCACTCGCTCACCCCGCACCTGGTGTGCCGTGGCGCGGCGGACGCGATCGAGTTCTACAAGAAGGCCTTCAATGCAGAAGAATGCGCGCGCATCCCCTCCCCGGACGGGAGCGGCAAGCTGATTCACGCAATGGTCAAAATCGGCGATTCCAACCTGATGCTGGTCGACGAGTTCCCCGAAATGGGCGCGCGGGCGCCGCAGGGCTTCTCGCCCGTGACCATCCACCACTATGTGGAGAACGCCGACGCCACGTTCGAGCGCGCCATTGCCGCCGGCGCCACCGTGCGCATGCCGCTGGACGACATGTTCTGGGGCGACCGCTACGGCGTGCTGGTCGATCCGTTCGGCCACATGTGGTCCATCGCCACCCATATCCGCGACGTGTCCTTCGAAGAAGCGACGGCCGCCGCAGCCAGCATGCCCGCCGAATGCGGCGGCAAAGCCCAATAACAGGAACAAGGAGAACAACATGCGATTCATGGTCATTGTCAAAGCTAGCGCCGACACCGAAGCAGGCGTCATGCCGCCAACCGAACTGCTGGAAGCGATGGGCAAGTTCAACGAAGAACTGGTGAACGCCGGCGTGATGCTGGCAGGCGAAGGCCTGCACCCGAGCTCGCGCGGCGCGCGCATCCAATTCTCGGGCAAGGACCGCAAGGTCATCGACGGCCCCTTCGCCGAAACCAAGGAGCTCGTCGCGGGCTTCTGGCTGGTGCAGATGAAATCCCTGGACGAATGCGTGGAATGGTTCAAGCGCGCCCCGATGCTGGAGGGCGACCAGCTGGAGATCCGCCGCGTCTTCGAGGCCGAGGACTTCGGCGCCGAGTTCACGCCGGAGCTGCGCGAGCAGGAAGAACAGCAGCGCGCCAAGATGGCTTCCCAGCACGCAGCCTGATAAATAGGGGGATGCAATGCACTTCATGATCCTGCGCCGCGCCGACCGCAGTTCCGAACAGGCGGCCTTTCCGCTTCCCGAACTGAGCAAGGCAGTACCGTCAGGGCGGTGGTTGCATCCCAGTGCGCGCGGCGCCCGCCTGCGCAAGCGCGACGGCCAGTGGAGCGTGCACGACGTTCCTTTCGCCGATGCGCGCGAGCTGGTGGCGGGCTTCACCATCATCGATGTGCCCTCGAAACAGGATGCCATCGAGTGGGCCAAGACCTGGCCCACGGCCGACGGCGAAGGCGAAGTGGAACTCGAAGTGCGTGAAACGGGCTGCTCCAGCGGCTGCGTGGGCTTCGACACCCAGGCCGCGGCCCAGCTCACGCCCTATATCGTGCTGCTCAAGTCCGACCGCAACACGGAAGCCGACCTGCCCACGCCGCCCGAGGTGATCGCGCAGATGAACGCCGCCAACCAGGCAGGCGTGAAGGCAGGCATTGTGCTGGCTGGCGAGGGCCTGCAGCCGACATCCAAGGGAGCGCGCGTGAAGTTCGGCGGCGGCCGCAGCACCGTCATCGACGGTCCGTTCACCGAGATCAAGGAACTGATCGCAGGCTTCTGGCTGATCCAGACCGCCACGCGCGAAGAAGCCTTCGACTGGGTGAGGAACTATCCCTTCCCGCTCGGCCCGAACATGGAGGTCGAGCTGCGCGAAGTGGTGCGCGCTTGAACCAGATTCACCGGGCGCTGGAAGCTGTCTGGCGCATCGAATCCGCAAAGATCATCGCCGTGCTCGCGCGCATGCTGCGCGACGTGGGCCTGGCGGAAGAAATGGCGCAGGAAGCCCTGGTCAGCGCACTGGAAAGCTGGCCGGAACAGGGCACGCCCGACCGCCCTGCCGCCTGGCTGATGACGGCGGCCAAGAACCGCGCCCTGGACTACCTGCGCCACAAGAAGCTGGAGCAGGAGAAGGAACCCGAGCTCACCTACGAAATCGAAGGCCAGCTGCAGGACGCGGCGCCGGACCTCGAACGCACGCTGGACGACAATATCGGCGACGACCTGCTGCGCCTGATCTTCGTGGCCTGCCACCCCGTG encodes:
- a CDS encoding ATP-binding protein, which translates into the protein MMAFKLPRFGRPMSGLFWRTFLLLGVLTTLSMASWIGMISVVQREPQAQQLAAQVISVVTITRAALTHSAPDLRRELLFELVSNEGIRVFSLEDDDEVEPPPANALMPLIESMVKAKLGADTRFSARVNGMRGFWVSFKIDDDQYWLMLERERISGLTGVQWLGWAGVVSLVSLLGAALISSLINLPLKRLTAAARDIARGLRPEPLPDKGPQEVRQANRSFNQMVDDLQQVESDRAVILAGISHDLRTPLARMQLEVEMAHLPPDARSGMQSDIAQMDAIIAQFLDYAKPTETSTFVLVDVSGMLEDVAHEATRLPDVRVQTVLCEGAQVRGNPTDLKRVFNNLVENARRYGKTPGGELAEIEIHCTAKGGRVVIEFLDHGVGVPEDQLDQLRKPFTRLDTARSQANGAGLGLAIVERVLQKHEAELQLSNRPGGGLVVRITLNAG
- a CDS encoding VOC family protein codes for the protein MVQKIPEGMHSLTPHLVCRGAADAIEFYKKAFNAEECARIPSPDGSGKLIHAMVKIGDSNLMLVDEFPEMGARAPQGFSPVTIHHYVENADATFERAIAAGATVRMPLDDMFWGDRYGVLVDPFGHMWSIATHIRDVSFEEATAAAASMPAECGGKAQ
- the ompR gene encoding osmolarity response regulator transcription factor OmpR; amino-acid sequence: MTTTSTESGNTPGTQNGHQAKIMVVDDDVRLRDLLRRYLTEQGFNVFTAENATAMNKLWLRERYDLLVLDLMLPGEDGLSICRRLRGAGDQTPIIMLTAKGEDVDRIVGLEMGADDYLPKPFNPRELVARIGAVLRRKAPDEIPGAPSETPQTFEFGQFVLDLGTRTLKKNGETVPLTTGEFSVLKVFARHARQPLSREKLMELARGREYEVFDRSLDVQISRLRKLIEPDPSSPLYIQTVWGLGYVFIPEGQPR
- a CDS encoding YciI family protein, translated to MHFMILRRADRSSEQAAFPLPELSKAVPSGRWLHPSARGARLRKRDGQWSVHDVPFADARELVAGFTIIDVPSKQDAIEWAKTWPTADGEGEVELEVRETGCSSGCVGFDTQAAAQLTPYIVLLKSDRNTEADLPTPPEVIAQMNAANQAGVKAGIVLAGEGLQPTSKGARVKFGGGRSTVIDGPFTEIKELIAGFWLIQTATREEAFDWVRNYPFPLGPNMEVELREVVRA
- a CDS encoding YciI family protein; translation: MRFMVIVKASADTEAGVMPPTELLEAMGKFNEELVNAGVMLAGEGLHPSSRGARIQFSGKDRKVIDGPFAETKELVAGFWLVQMKSLDECVEWFKRAPMLEGDQLEIRRVFEAEDFGAEFTPELREQEEQQRAKMASQHAA